A genome region from Bacteroidetes Order II. bacterium includes the following:
- a CDS encoding phosphotransferase, translated as MFDPNREILSDLFCQWAGSSEVRITEIPPSGSERRYYRLFNDTHSAIGAYGPNLAENRAFLTFARHFHAKGLHVAPVLGEHEAGHLYLVGDLGDRSLLDHLLKECKDKPFPVTTYQKALTELVRFQIDGGEGLDYSVCYPRSDFDKQSMAWDLNYFKYYVAKLKTRFDEQALEDDFNRLSGYLGSARADYFMYRDFQARNILLVNDAPFFIDFQGGRRGPLHYDLVSLLFQAKARIPHEIRTELVNHYLDVLETRTAVNRKEFWDFFMGFVLIRTLQTIGAYGFRGWIEHRPHFLQSLPPAIENLAWWMEKADLPVALPALLGVIQQMVENPELREVGAISAPQKSEPVKPENTPKRQENKHLQVIVTSFSYKKGIPEDRSGNGGGFVFDCRAIHNPGKYEPYKRLTGRDQAVKDFLLAESDVLYFLEGCYHLVNMQVEKYLSRGFTNLMINFGCTGGQHRSVYCADRMAQHLEEKYGVTVLLTHVEQERKNWQNG; from the coding sequence GTGTTTGACCCAAACCGCGAAATTTTATCCGACTTGTTCTGCCAGTGGGCAGGTAGTTCCGAAGTCCGTATTACCGAAATTCCCCCTTCTGGCTCGGAGCGTCGGTATTACCGGTTATTCAACGACACCCACAGTGCTATCGGTGCATATGGCCCCAATTTGGCCGAGAACCGTGCTTTTCTGACATTTGCCCGTCATTTTCATGCCAAGGGCTTGCATGTTGCACCCGTTTTGGGGGAACATGAAGCGGGGCATCTGTATCTTGTGGGCGACTTGGGCGACCGGTCCTTGTTAGACCATCTGCTCAAAGAATGCAAAGACAAGCCTTTTCCGGTAACGACTTACCAAAAGGCCCTTACGGAATTGGTGCGGTTCCAGATAGACGGAGGTGAAGGATTGGACTATTCGGTGTGTTACCCGCGTTCGGATTTCGACAAGCAGTCTATGGCTTGGGACCTGAACTACTTTAAATATTATGTAGCGAAACTCAAAACCCGATTTGATGAGCAGGCATTAGAGGATGATTTTAATCGTTTGTCTGGCTACTTGGGATCGGCGCGGGCAGATTATTTTATGTACCGAGATTTTCAGGCACGAAATATTCTGCTCGTAAACGACGCACCCTTTTTTATTGATTTTCAGGGGGGGCGCCGAGGACCACTGCACTACGATCTTGTTTCGCTCCTCTTTCAGGCAAAGGCACGCATCCCGCATGAAATCCGCACCGAATTGGTCAACCACTATTTAGATGTATTGGAAACCCGAACGGCGGTAAACCGAAAAGAGTTTTGGGACTTTTTTATGGGATTTGTGTTGATTCGGACGCTTCAAACCATTGGTGCATATGGCTTTCGAGGCTGGATTGAACACCGACCTCATTTTCTGCAGAGCCTGCCCCCGGCCATAGAAAACTTAGCATGGTGGATGGAAAAAGCAGACCTCCCCGTTGCCCTACCAGCGCTATTGGGGGTTATCCAGCAGATGGTAGAAAATCCCGAACTGAGGGAAGTGGGGGCCATTTCAGCGCCGCAAAAATCCGAACCTGTCAAGCCAGAAAATACGCCTAAGCGCCAAGAAAACAAACACTTACAAGTGATCGTAACGAGTTTTTCCTACAAGAAAGGGATCCCCGAAGACCGGTCTGGCAACGGTGGGGGGTTTGTCTTTGATTGCCGCGCTATCCATAATCCCGGAAAGTATGAACCCTATAAGCGGCTGACAGGCCGAGACCAGGCGGTTAAGGACTTTTTGCTGGCCGAGAGTGACGTGTTATACTTTCTGGAGGGCTGTTACCATCTCGTGAACATGCAGGTGGAAAAGTACCTTTCACGAGGTTTTACGAATCTGATGATCAATTTTGGTTGTACGGGTGGACAGCATCGGTCGGTTTATTGCGCCGACCGCATGGCACAACACCTCGAAGAAAAATATGGTGTCACGGTTTTACTGACACACGTGGAACAGGAGCGAAAAAATTGGCAGAATGGATAA
- a CDS encoding 1,4-dihydroxy-2-naphthoate polyprenyltransferase — MSPIHIWWEAIRPKTLPAALAPVLIGTTMAWSDGLFHAPSAIVAALGAVLIQIGTNLTNDYADFFKGADTAERKGPRRATQAGLLSANAVRNGAILAFSLAFFLGLYLVYRGGWPILLLGIVAIFSGITYTVGRYALAYTGLADFFVLVFFGPVAVGGTYYVQALVLPLWPILAGLGPGLLSVAILVVNNRRDMLEDAKADKKTLIVRFGRTFGNIWYTLCVVTAILMPIVLYLIEGKHPFVLLELLILIPATPLILALFREDGVALNPRLGATARLLLIYSLLFCIGWALR; from the coding sequence ATGTCGCCTATCCATATTTGGTGGGAAGCCATACGCCCCAAAACCCTTCCAGCTGCCTTGGCACCCGTACTCATTGGTACGACAATGGCATGGTCTGATGGTTTATTTCATGCCCCTTCCGCAATAGTGGCAGCACTCGGTGCCGTCTTGATCCAAATTGGGACAAATCTGACCAACGACTATGCTGATTTTTTTAAGGGGGCTGATACCGCAGAACGCAAAGGTCCGAGGCGCGCCACCCAAGCCGGACTTTTATCCGCGAATGCCGTTCGGAATGGCGCCATCTTGGCCTTTTCACTGGCCTTCTTCTTGGGACTTTATCTGGTGTATCGCGGCGGTTGGCCCATTTTACTTTTAGGCATTGTCGCTATTTTTTCTGGAATCACTTATACGGTAGGCCGTTATGCCCTTGCCTATACAGGACTGGCAGATTTTTTTGTACTGGTATTCTTTGGCCCGGTAGCCGTGGGGGGAACCTACTACGTGCAGGCACTCGTTCTGCCATTGTGGCCCATTTTGGCGGGCTTAGGACCAGGTCTGCTTTCCGTTGCAATTTTGGTAGTGAATAACCGACGAGACATGCTCGAAGATGCCAAGGCCGACAAAAAAACCCTCATTGTACGTTTTGGCCGCACATTTGGAAATATATGGTACACCCTCTGCGTGGTCACTGCCATACTCATGCCTATTGTTCTTTACCTGATCGAGGGAAAGCATCCGTTTGTTTTATTGGAACTACTGATTTTGATCCCAGCGACCCCGTTGATTCTCGCCCTGTTTCGGGAAGATGGCGTGGCGCTCAATCCACGGTTGGGTGCTACTGCCCGTTTGTTGCTTATATATAGCCTACTGTTTTGTATTGGATGGGCTTTGCGTTAA
- the menC gene encoding o-succinylbenzoate synthase, translated as MLQELSLFRYQIPFTSPIRMGGQLQITRTGLLLRLTDADGFEGWGEAAPLPGFSHETIPEIVLQLGHLRTKNRLNPPPLPFKNWYPSVKFGLDTAFSDLQSQKNGLPRYNTARKTVRLTMLLTGLPEACVHRAEQAAEQGYQAVKVKVGIGKPAQDAALVRRVAAIMGEGCALRLDANRAWTLKEALLFAEQLHGVPIEYIEEPLKSSRHLPEFARLTGMPIALDESLRDRAWDKLQQTSFRPAVLIYKPMLSVRPASWYLESGLPVVLSSSFESGVGIQALLALASYIGSPDTPIGLDTYNWLREDVLRPRLSLDAPVVDLEESLDRSHCVEVEKLELFHLG; from the coding sequence ATGCTCCAAGAATTATCCCTGTTTCGCTACCAAATACCGTTCACATCCCCGATTCGGATGGGCGGGCAACTACAAATAACCCGTACAGGCTTGTTGCTTCGCTTGACCGATGCAGATGGCTTTGAAGGCTGGGGGGAGGCAGCCCCTCTGCCTGGATTCAGCCACGAGACCATTCCGGAAATCGTGTTGCAATTGGGGCATTTGCGTACAAAGAACAGGCTCAATCCACCGCCGCTTCCGTTTAAAAACTGGTATCCTTCCGTCAAGTTTGGGCTGGATACCGCTTTCTCAGACCTTCAATCCCAAAAAAATGGCCTTCCTCGTTATAATACCGCACGAAAAACAGTACGACTCACGATGCTTTTGACCGGGTTGCCGGAGGCGTGTGTGCATCGTGCGGAACAAGCCGCAGAACAAGGGTACCAAGCGGTAAAGGTAAAAGTAGGGATCGGAAAACCAGCACAAGATGCGGCCTTGGTACGTCGGGTGGCAGCAATCATGGGCGAAGGATGTGCTTTACGCTTGGATGCCAACCGTGCCTGGACTTTAAAAGAGGCCCTATTGTTTGCGGAACAACTGCACGGTGTCCCCATCGAGTACATCGAAGAGCCACTCAAGAGCAGCCGACATCTACCGGAATTTGCACGTTTGACGGGAATGCCCATTGCATTAGACGAGAGTTTACGCGACCGCGCATGGGACAAACTACAACAAACCTCTTTCCGTCCGGCAGTCCTCATCTATAAACCTATGCTCTCGGTACGCCCCGCCTCGTGGTATTTGGAAAGTGGTCTTCCGGTCGTACTTTCTTCTTCGTTTGAAAGTGGAGTGGGCATACAAGCCTTGTTGGCCCTCGCCTCCTATATTGGCTCGCCCGATACCCCGATCGGGTTGGATACGTACAATTGGCTTCGGGAGGATGTTTTACGCCCAAGGCTTTCGCTGGATGCTCCTGTAGTGGACTTAGAGGAGTCTTTGGATCGCTCACATTGCGTGGAGGTCGAAAAATTGGAACTCTTCCACTTAGGCTAA
- a CDS encoding winged helix-turn-helix transcriptional regulator: protein MNLRRDVFQALADPTRRAILLLLGSQSMTAGVIASNFDTARPTVSKHLQILTEYELLIQEQQGRQIYYHLNANKMKEIADFIEPFRKMWDDRFDKLEKVMKSHHAAK, encoded by the coding sequence ATGAACTTAAGACGTGACGTATTCCAAGCTTTAGCAGACCCGACCAGAAGGGCTATCCTTTTGTTGCTCGGCTCGCAATCTATGACCGCAGGCGTAATTGCTTCCAACTTCGATACTGCAAGGCCGACCGTTTCAAAACACCTGCAAATTCTGACAGAGTACGAACTTCTGATACAAGAACAACAAGGACGGCAAATCTATTATCACCTAAATGCTAACAAAATGAAAGAAATTGCCGATTTCATAGAGCCGTTCAGAAAAATGTGGGATGATAGATTTGATAAATTGGAAAAAGTCATGAAG
- the thiL gene encoding thiamine-phosphate kinase yields MQHFTPISDLGEFGLIQRIGELLGKPRNPLLKGIGDDAAVYPVTDSRVHVVTSDMLIENVHFDRMFHPLRYLGFKAISVNASDVCAMNALPQYATMSLGVPHNMSVEMVEDLYQGVERACALYGMDLIGGDTTASRQLVISITAIGEAEASQVAYRSGARPGDLVCVTGDVGAAYAGLRILLEEKKRFEAAKGEGHSPDLSAFDYVIQRSLSPTARLDMVRNWRENQIVPSAAIDVSDGLASEINHLCERSNVGALLQMAKVPIEILTREVAEQFGEDPETFALYGGDDYEVLFTVTPDEAVLLDETLFTVIGTITHPEEGLHLELQDGSTMPIASNGFRHF; encoded by the coding sequence ATGCAGCACTTCACCCCTATTTCGGATTTGGGCGAATTTGGCCTTATACAGCGCATTGGCGAACTGCTGGGCAAGCCACGTAACCCATTGCTGAAAGGCATCGGTGACGACGCGGCTGTGTATCCGGTTACAGATTCGCGGGTACACGTGGTGACCTCCGATATGCTGATCGAAAATGTTCACTTTGACCGCATGTTCCACCCATTACGGTATCTGGGTTTCAAAGCCATATCGGTAAATGCGAGTGATGTTTGTGCAATGAATGCCCTACCGCAGTATGCCACGATGTCGTTGGGGGTTCCGCACAACATGTCGGTGGAGATGGTGGAAGACCTGTATCAGGGGGTGGAGCGGGCGTGTGCCTTGTATGGAATGGACCTGATTGGTGGCGATACCACTGCTTCCAGACAATTGGTGATTTCTATTACGGCGATTGGCGAGGCCGAAGCGTCGCAAGTAGCGTATCGGAGCGGGGCACGTCCGGGTGATTTGGTGTGTGTGACTGGGGATGTCGGTGCAGCCTATGCTGGATTGCGGATATTGCTGGAAGAGAAAAAACGGTTTGAGGCGGCAAAAGGAGAGGGTCATTCACCTGATCTAAGTGCTTTTGATTACGTAATTCAACGATCGCTTTCTCCAACAGCACGTTTGGATATGGTTCGAAACTGGCGTGAAAATCAAATTGTGCCTTCCGCTGCGATAGATGTTTCTGATGGCCTTGCCTCCGAGATCAACCATCTTTGTGAGCGGTCTAACGTGGGGGCTTTGCTACAAATGGCAAAAGTCCCCATCGAAATCCTGACCCGTGAAGTGGCCGAGCAGTTTGGTGAAGATCCGGAAACGTTTGCCCTTTACGGCGGGGATGACTACGAGGTACTCTTTACGGTAACACCGGATGAAGCCGTCTTGTTGGACGAAACTCTTTTTACGGTAATTGGAACCATCACCCATCCAGAGGAAGGTCTCCATCTGGAATTACAAGACGGTAGTACCATGCCCATCGCATCAAATGGCTTCCGACATTTTTAA